The Canis lupus familiaris isolate Mischka breed German Shepherd chromosome 5, alternate assembly UU_Cfam_GSD_1.0, whole genome shotgun sequence region ACATCTCACCATCCACATCAATGCCGAGGACACCATGGGTTTTTGTGACATAGTTGTACCCTAGTGAACACCCCCATCCTGTCAGCTCCGCTGTCCCTTGCTCCTGGTTCCTTGCTCAGGATGTTGGACTGGGGATGGTTGGGAGTCCCAACCTCCCTCGAATGCTCAGTGAATCCCTGTGAAACAGAAACATGACCAGCAGGCCTCAGGTGCTCCGGCCTTCTCCTGGGCACCTATGACTGGGGTCCACAGGCCCCTCCCTGAGTATCTTCAGACTCCCCTTGCTTCTAGgcacagggaaaagcagtctGAAGAACAAGTGGCTTGCAGGAATCTGTCCTGACAAGGAGCAGGGAGCAGTCtgcaagagaaaataaggaaaggtGTTTCCTATTCCTGTACTTGCTGTTATCTGCAAGCAAATTGAATTTCTGCTGCTCCGGGACATAGGCCCTGCTCACATCACATTGGCACTGACTCTGTTGGGTGCAACCCCTCCAAAGCATCAAGATTTCTTGAGGCCACAGGGCACCCTCCTTCTGATCCCACCCCTTCATCACCCCCAAGCCCCCCTAGACTGGTGTGTGGTACACAGGTGGTCACTTAATGCTCGGGGAAATAAAGTCCTCCCAGAGGCGATCTCACAATGCCTCCATCCCCAGCAACAGAGAGCCCTGGCTGCACCCTGTCCCTATAAATGAAAGCACTGGATAGGAGAGCCCAGGAGTGGAGGTGATGGCTGCCCAGCCCGCAGAGCCCCTCGGGTCATTGCTGTTGTCGGTCCAGAGGTTCCCAAGCTGAACCAGTAAGGGGGCAGGCACTAGAAGGCCTGGGAAGCAGTGACCAGTCAGCACAGATGGCTGCACCTGGCTCAGGTGAGCTCCTGGGCCAGCCTTTGGGTTGGTGCCGGTGCTGGGGCAGGTGTGCCGGCTGCCCAAACACAGCTGGCCCAGCTCTAGAGCCACTTCCAGCAGCTGAGGAGGGGAGCTTCTTCCTCCCCTTGCAGCCACCTGCCCCCTTCTCCATCCCAGACACACCCACATTGAGGTGAGGCTGGGCCACTCTCATTCCCTGGAGCTGAGCCCGCGTAGCCTTCAGCCTGCCACACAGATCACAAACATCCAGGTTCCAGCCTGGTTGTGGGTGCTGAGCTGGTCCCTCGGGGTGGAAACAGCAGCTGACACCACGAGTTTCCTTGGTCCGCCCAGCGCTCCCAGCGCTCCGGGTGTCTTGCAGTCAGCGGGTCGGGGGACCGGCTGGGGGCTACCAGGGCCTCCAGAAGCCGGAGCCGCGGGGAGGCGCCGGCGGcgcgggggcaggtgggggcggcggggagggcatGGGCCGGCCGCAGGGGTCCCCAGCGCGCCCAGcgtctggggcggggccgctcgCCCTCCCTCGCAGGTGCTCCAGCAGGCGAGCGCTCACCGCGGGCTCCAGGACGCGGCAGGCGGGCAGCACGCGGGCCAGGCGTGCCAGGCAGGCGCGGTAGCCCTCTCCGTAGCCGTCCGAGGGCGCTGCGGACCGACAGAGGGGTGAGCGCAGGGCGGCGCGAGGCgtcgggcggggtggggggcggggcggggcactCACCCTGCGTGCGGGCCGCGCGGTAGGACGCAGGCAGCTCCCGCAGGAAGCGCACGGTCATTTCCAGGATGTCCGCCTTCTCCAGCTTCGAGTAATGGGAGCTCTGCGCCCGGCCACGAGGGAGACGGGCAGAGACGGGGACAAACGAGACAGATCTCCAGCCGACTGCCGTGAGCACCGCTCTCCTGCCTGGGTGTCGGGCTCCGGTGGCCGGGGTGGAGCGGCTCCTCGCGCCAGCCCCACGCGGCCTCGGCCTCGGGCGCCGCGCACAGCCCCCTCGCCGGCTCCTTGCGCAAGGGCCCCTCAGCCCACCCGGCTTGCTCGATCTGCGCCCCGGAGGTCCCACCCAGGCCCCCGAGCGCCCCGgcacccacctccctgcccagcagcGGCAGGATGAGCCCCTTGAGCTGCCTCAGGCTCGCGTTGATGCGCGCGCGCCGGCGCTTCTCCAGCAGTGGCTTCAGGCTCTGCGGACAGGCGCGGAGGCCGAGGTTACGCGGGTCACAGTCCGGTCCCGCCCCGGCCGCTCAGCCCTCTGTCCCCAGCTCCTACCTTGCGCAGCTCCGCCGGGTCCCCCGCTCTCCGAGGCACCCCCATGCTCGGCGGGGAAGCGGCACCGCTGCGGGCCCTGCTCTGGAGAGACCTGTGCCCACGCGGACGCGAAGCGCAACCCCCCGCCCGAGGGGATGGCCGGCGCGCTCTGGGAGCCAGCGCCCGAGGGGTGCGCACCACGCCAGCGGCCGGGCTTTAAGGAGGCGGTGTCGCCCTgccggccccgccccgtcccTCCCCACGGAGTCTGGCCGCCTGCGGGTCCCACCTCCAGCCTTTGTTCCTTCGCTGGGTAGGGGCGGGAGGGGGACGGCCGGGCCCCCGGGGTGCTGCTCTTGGCCTTCGCATCCCATCTGCGGCGGGATCGCGGGCCGAGGGCGCACCCCAGCAcctgcaggggtgtgtgtgggcgCCATCGAAGCCTTGGCTGCGGTGAGCTCAGTCTGCAGTTCCTCCTCGACCAGCGCCGCCCTTCGAGCTCAGCGCCTCCCCTGAGCCCCGCCATAGGCCGGGGAAGCCCCCGAGCCTCAGGGAGCCCCCACGTAGGTTTCTAACCACGGGGAAGGACTGCCTCCACGAGTTGCTCCGCGACTGAAAGGCTGAGCTGGGAGAGGACGCCGAGGCCCGAGTAAAGTGTCCCCTAGCCGCTGGGAACTGGCTGGTCGCCGAACTGCCTATCCTGGTTCTAGTAACTCCATAGAACCATATATattcttctatatatatatgtatatatattaagattttatttacccacaagaggcagagagagagacagagacagagacacaggcagaggga contains the following coding sequences:
- the HES2 gene encoding transcription factor HES-2; protein product: MGVPRRAGDPAELRKSLKPLLEKRRRARINASLRQLKGLILPLLGRESSHYSKLEKADILEMTVRFLRELPASYRAARTQAPSDGYGEGYRACLARLARVLPACRVLEPAVSARLLEHLRGRASGPAPDAGRAGDPCGRPMPSPPPPPAPAPPAPPRGSGFWRPW